Proteins from a genomic interval of Medicago truncatula cultivar Jemalong A17 chromosome 3, MtrunA17r5.0-ANR, whole genome shotgun sequence:
- the LOC120579392 gene encoding zinc finger BED domain-containing protein DAYSLEEPER-like, which yields MCEILKPFFTITNLISGSSYPTSNLYFGEIWKIECLIRSYLTSEDLLIQKMAESMKVKFDKYWSDYNVVLAVGAVLDPTKKFNFLKFAYEKLDPLTSEEKLKKVKMTLGKLFSEYIKNGIPSNLSSSQVQPSYGGGTRITSSSYDEFEEYESQSSSNTGKSELDTYLDELRMPLSAEFDVLAFWKERSRRSPNLARMACDILSIPITTVASESAFSIGARVVNRYRSSMKDDSVQALLCARSWLHGFEELYDDNNDVQEDETHGSGQASNSTVDVVNLEED from the exons ATGTGTGAGATTTTGAAGCCATTTTTCACTATTACAAACTTGATATCCGGCTCTTCATATCCTACATCAAATCTGTACTTTGGTGAAATATGGAAGATTGAGTGCCTCATAAGATCTTATTTGACAAGTGAAGATCTTTTGATTCAAAAGATGGCTGAAAGTATGAAGGTGAAATTTGATAAGTATTGGAGTGactataatgttgttttggcaGTTGGGGCTGTTCTTGATCCAACCAAAAAGtttaactttttgaaatttGCTTATGAAAAACTTGACCCACTCACTAGTGAGGAGAAGTTGAAAAAAGTTAAGATGACTTTGGGGAAGCTTTTTTCCGAGTACATCAAGAATGGAATTCCTTCTAATCTAAGCTCTTCACAAGTCCAGCCTAGCTATGGTGGAGGAACTCGAATTACGTCATCTTCATATGAT GAATTTGAAGAGTATGAAAGCCAATCAAGTAGCAACACCGGAAAATCAGAACTTGATACTTATTTAGATGAGTTGCGGATGCCTCTATCTGCAGAATTTGATGTCTTAGctttttggaaggaaagaagTCGTAGAAGTCCAAATCTTGCAAGGATGGCTTGCGATATATTGAGTATTCCAATAACAACGGTGGCATCAGAATCTGCGTTTAGTATTGGCGCCCGAGTTGTGAATAGGTATAGAAGTTCAATGAAAGATGATTCTGTTCAGGCTCTCTTGTGCGCACGTAGCTGGTTGCATGGTTTTGAAG AATTATATGATGACAACAATGATGTTCAAGAAGATGAAACTCATGGAAGTGGACAAGCATCAAATAGTACTGTGGATGTTGTGAACCTTGAAGAAGATTAA